The Candidatus Omnitrophota bacterium genome segment TTAACCTGTTTCTTCTCGCGTAAACAATATAAAGAGCCGTCAAAAATACCATTGGCATCGCAAATACAAGAAGAAATACGATATTATTATATATTCGGTAATCTTTTGTACGGACACGGCCGATAGATTCTTTAATATAAAGGATATCGCCCTGTGGCTCTTCTTTCCTCTCTTCCGGCATGCCGAAATTAATAGGCGTTGCCGGTGAAGGCAAGCCTTGGGGGGCGCCTATTACCTGGGCGGGCGCATCTTTGACTTTTTCCACTACAAGCGGTACCGGACCCTGCACTATTGACTTGTATTCCTTCTTATTCGGATCGAAATAGGTAAATACAGCTTTGGGCGTCTGATACACCTTATCCGATTCCGGTATCAGTATCTGCTTAAATGTCTTTCTGCTCGCTTCAGTCTTGGCTTGAGGCTCATAGATCCTGAAACCTTCCGTATTGTCAAGCTTGGGTATTATGACTGTGTTAAAATTCCCTATGCCATTTATCTCCATCTTCAATGTTACGGGGTCGCCGACTTTGACCTTTTTAGGCCCTGCCTGAAATATAAACTGATAATCGCCTATAGCGCCGGAAAAATCGCTCGGCATTCCCTCTGCGGGTAAGGGCGACAGGATGACCTGAACCTCGTCCGACTTTAGTTCTACAGGGTATCGCTCATACCGGGTGAAGAATTCATCGAAGTACTGCCCCTGGGGGCCAGGTTCATTAAGGAAATCGTCGTTTAGCGCAGATGCCTGCCTTGTCCTTTTCCTGACAACGAGGTTACACTTTAACTTTGCGGGCCCTATCTTGTAATCACCGGCCCTTGTTCCGAATATGGTGGTTTTAAATTCCAATACGTCGAAAAGCATTCCGCCCATGCGTTCCCGATACTGTTTTGGTTCTTCAAATTGGGCCTTTGAAAATCCTTCCTGGCTAAATGTGGGAAGCTGTATATCGCTTATATTAAGATTATTGCCGTAGAATTTTATAGTTACGGGGATTATCTCGTTTACATACGCTCTGGTCTTTTCAGCTTTTAGCGTCAAAAACAGCCTATCCTTTAAATCCAATGAATCTACAACGTCCTCTCCGGAACCTGCACTCTTTGCCTCCTCTTTTAAATCTTGTCTGGGCTTTTCTTCCGAGACTGTAAGAAAAGCGGAATTAGAAGTATATGTATTGCCTTCATATTTAAAACTGAACGGCCCAAATTGGAACTTTCCCATCCTGAGAGGCTGGATTTTATACATATGCGTTATCGATGAGGATACGTTGCCATTTATCACGGTCATCATCGTGGACGGGCCAAGATAACGCACATCGCACCCCTCGATATTGCCTATATCCGGAGCTGGAACATTCTGCGTGCCGTAGAATGTCAGCCCAAGCTGCGCCGTTTCACCTATAGCTACGGCCTTCTTATCTATGCTCGCTTCAAATTTAACATCCTCGGCATAAATAAGCCCTGCGGTAACACAAGCGAGAGTAAGTATCAAAATTATTATTTTCGAATATCTCATATTTACCAATTCTTGTCCGGATCAGGCAAGGGAACCTGCTTTCTTCTCATGCGTATCGACTGGCCCGTTGCTTCTTCACCCTTGTACCCCTCGAGAAGCATCTTAGCTTCCTGTTCCGTCATCTCTTTGGACTCGCCTTCTGAAGCCTGGTAAAACTGCATATTTTGACCTTCTTCACTCTGACCCTGCTGTTCTTGCTCTTTTTTCTGCTCTTCCTCTTGTTTTCTTTGCTGATCCTGTTTTTTCTGTTCTTCTTGTCGCTGTTTTTGTTCCTCTTGCTGCTCCCGCTCTTCTTGCTTACGCTGTTCTTCTTCTTTCTTTTTTTGTTCCTCCTGCTCCTTCTTCTTCTCTTCCTCTTGTTGTTGCCTCTGATCCTGCTTTTGTTTTTCCTGTTGCTGCTTATCCTGCTCACCCTTACCTTCAGATTTTTGCTGGTCCTGTTGCTTATCTTTTTCGCTTTCAGGCTTATCTTTATCCTGCTCTTTGCCGCCACCACCCTGACTCTGATCCTGCTTATCCTTCTTATCCTGGCCCTGTTTTTGCTGTTGGGGCTCTTGCTGCTGATCTTTCTGCTTATCCTTTTGTTTATCCTGCTGCTGTTTTTGGTCCTGCTGATTCTTGTCTTGCTGATTGGGCTGTTGCTGATCCTTCTTGTCCTCCTGCTTCTTATCCTTTTGGCTCTCCTGCTTCTTCTTTAACGCCATCAGCTTCTGATCTACAAACTCATAATTATACTTGGCATCCCTATCATTAGGATTCAAGTCTATAGAACGCTTATAAAATTCCAGCGCTGTCTCATAGGATCCTTTGGCTTTCTCCATATCCGTTTTTGCTGCCGCGCTGCCAATCTTATATTGTGCGTTACCTATATTATAATCGGTGGGCGATAATATGCCCGATTCGCCCGCAGCCAGCGCTTTATTGTATGACTCTATAGCCGCGGTATAATTTTCCTTGCTATACAGCGCATCGCCCTTGTTAAAACGCAGCATAGCGCTATCCGATTTTTTTTCCAGCGCGGCGTCATATACCTTTATCGCTTCGTCATATTTTTTGTTATTATACAATAAATTACCTTTTTTTACATCAGCGGCGGTTGAGGCAAACAACGCCTGAGCGCTCAAAAAGAACGATAAAATTGTCAGAAAAACTACTCTACGCGTCACAGCTACCTTCTCCTCTCAGAAAAAAGCGACTCTATCAACAGGAGAGCTATCGCGAGGGCCAGAAATATCTGATATCTTTCCTTGTAGTGCTTCTTCATCTTCGTGTCCAGTTCCTGCTTTTCCAATTTAGAGATTACTTTATCATACAGTAATATGAGCCCAAAATCGCTTTGTGTGGCATGAACATAGCTTCCGCCCGTAGCGACGGCTATTCTCTTTAACAGCTCTTCGTTTAATCTCGTCTTAACGGCCTGGCCGCGCTTATCGGCAAGGTATGCTCTCTCTCCGCGCTCATCTATGGTAGGAATAAGCTCTCCTTCCGGGGTTCCGACGCCGATGCAGTATATTCTTATACCTGCCTGAGCGGCTTCGTTTGCTACGCTTATAGCATCGCCCTCGAGTTCTTCACCGTCGGTAATCAGCACCAGCACTTTAAATTTCTTCTCGGGCCCCTTAAACGCGTTCATCGCTTCTTTGATAGCGCCGGATACGGATGTTCCGGGCCTCGGTATCGTATCTGTATTCATATCGTCAAGCGCCAGAAGAAAACCATTATAATCTATAGTCAAAGGGCATTGTAGAAACGCGGTTCCCGCAAATGCCACCAACCCCACCCTGTCTCCATTTAATTTTTTAACAAGATCCTTTATCGCAAGCTTCGATCTTTCGAGCCTATTGGGCCTGACATCGCGGGCAAGCATACTTTTCGAAACATCAACGGCTATCAGCATATCGAGGCCGATCCTTTTTATCTCCTGCCACTCGAAGCCCCACTGCGGGCGGGCAAGTGAGAATATACACAAAAGAAGCGCGCTCGCTATCAGGACTATCTTCCAAATTTTGCGGGCAATACTTACTGTGGGCGTTATCCCGCCCAACATATTCTTATCGGCGAATTTTTCCATCAGGCTCTCGCGCCGCCTCATCACCAGTATATAGAATATGATTATCAGGACCGCGGAAGAGATGAATATTGATATATATTTTATGTCGCCGTAATGCATATTTAGGGCACCTTCAAAAATATTGTATTCGACAAAAATATCTCCAATGCCAACAATATCAGCCCGGGAATAAGAAATATCGGGAATAGCTCTGTATATTCCCTGTATCCTAAATGCTCGATATTGGATTTTTCGAGCCTGTTTATTTCGTCATAAATACGCCTGAGCTTCTCGGAGTCCGATGCCAGGAAGTACTTGCCGCCGGTAAGGTCGGCTATCTTCTTCATCGACTCCTCGTCTATCTCTATGGGTATGTTCCTGTAAACGGTCCTGCCGTAAAAATCTTTTAATGGATACGGTGAAAGGCCTTTGGTCCCTACAGCTATCGTGTATATCTTTATCTTCAACGCCCTTGCCGCTTCCGCCGCAACAATAGGCGAAATATTTCCCGCGTTATTTACGCCGTCAGTAAGAAGTATTACGACCTTGCTCTTCGTCTTACTCGTCCTTAAGCGGTTTATCGAGCTCGCTATGGCCGAACCTATAGCGGTGGCGTCCTCTATCATGCCTATTCGCACCCTGTCCAGATTTTCCAATAACCAGCCGTAATCCGACGTAAGCGGGCAAACTGTGTAGGCGCGAGCCGCAAACGCTACGAGGCCTATCCTGTCATCCTTCCTTTTCGCTATAAAGTCCTTTACTACTTCTCTTACAAGATCGTATCTATTTACCCTCTTGGAGCCGAGCATAAAATCTTCGGCTAACATACTGGTAGAAGTGTCGAGGGTCAGGACTATATCGACTCCTTCCGAAACCGTCTTTGAGCCTTCCAGCATAGCCTGCGGCCTTGCCAACGCTATTATCATCAATGCCAATGCGACTATCTTAAGAACTATCAGGGATTTCCCTAACCGCACGCGAGCGGTCTGCTTCAAATCCTTCAGGAG includes the following:
- a CDS encoding tetratricopeptide repeat protein, with protein sequence MTRRVVFLTILSFFLSAQALFASTAADVKKGNLLYNNKKYDEAIKVYDAALEKKSDSAMLRFNKGDALYSKENYTAAIESYNKALAAGESGILSPTDYNIGNAQYKIGSAAAKTDMEKAKGSYETALEFYKRSIDLNPNDRDAKYNYEFVDQKLMALKKKQESQKDKKQEDKKDQQQPNQQDKNQQDQKQQQDKQKDKQKDQQQEPQQQKQGQDKKDKQDQSQGGGGKEQDKDKPESEKDKQQDQQKSEGKGEQDKQQQEKQKQDQRQQQEEEKKKEQEEQKKKEEEQRKQEEREQQEEQKQRQEEQKKQDQQRKQEEEQKKEQEQQGQSEEGQNMQFYQASEGESKEMTEQEAKMLLEGYKGEEATGQSIRMRRKQVPLPDPDKNW
- a CDS encoding VWA domain-containing protein, translated to MHYGDIKYISIFISSAVLIIIFYILVMRRRESLMEKFADKNMLGGITPTVSIARKIWKIVLIASALLLCIFSLARPQWGFEWQEIKRIGLDMLIAVDVSKSMLARDVRPNRLERSKLAIKDLVKKLNGDRVGLVAFAGTAFLQCPLTIDYNGFLLALDDMNTDTIPRPGTSVSGAIKEAMNAFKGPEKKFKVLVLITDGEELEGDAISVANEAAQAGIRIYCIGVGTPEGELIPTIDERGERAYLADKRGQAVKTRLNEELLKRIAVATGGSYVHATQSDFGLILLYDKVISKLEKQELDTKMKKHYKERYQIFLALAIALLLIESLFSERRR
- a CDS encoding VWA domain-containing protein; this translates as MFLFKDPAVFWLLLLLPLILFIERRRRSGSSFVFSSEELLKDLKQTARVRLGKSLIVLKIVALALMIIALARPQAMLEGSKTVSEGVDIVLTLDTSTSMLAEDFMLGSKRVNRYDLVREVVKDFIAKRKDDRIGLVAFAARAYTVCPLTSDYGWLLENLDRVRIGMIEDATAIGSAIASSINRLRTSKTKSKVVILLTDGVNNAGNISPIVAAEAARALKIKIYTIAVGTKGLSPYPLKDFYGRTVYRNIPIEIDEESMKKIADLTGGKYFLASDSEKLRRIYDEINRLEKSNIEHLGYREYTELFPIFLIPGLILLALEIFLSNTIFLKVP
- a CDS encoding BatD family protein, which produces MRYSKIIILILTLACVTAGLIYAEDVKFEASIDKKAVAIGETAQLGLTFYGTQNVPAPDIGNIEGCDVRYLGPSTMMTVINGNVSSSITHMYKIQPLRMGKFQFGPFSFKYEGNTYTSNSAFLTVSEEKPRQDLKEEAKSAGSGEDVVDSLDLKDRLFLTLKAEKTRAYVNEIIPVTIKFYGNNLNISDIQLPTFSQEGFSKAQFEEPKQYRERMGGMLFDVLEFKTTIFGTRAGDYKIGPAKLKCNLVVRKRTRQASALNDDFLNEPGPQGQYFDEFFTRYERYPVELKSDEVQVILSPLPAEGMPSDFSGAIGDYQFIFQAGPKKVKVGDPVTLKMEINGIGNFNTVIIPKLDNTEGFRIYEPQAKTEASRKTFKQILIPESDKVYQTPKAVFTYFDPNKKEYKSIVQGPVPLVVEKVKDAPAQVIGAPQGLPSPATPINFGMPEERKEEPQGDILYIKESIGRVRTKDYRIYNNIVFLLVFAMPMVFLTALYIVYARRNRLIRDTRYAHRTQAFKNMRYEFFKLKHHLKSNDAKGFYETLFKTMQNYLGGKLYLPVAGLTFDTVEPILKSKDADTQIVNKIRGIFEMCDRAKFALSNIDEFKMKDDMKELEEIIRYFERVKL